The stretch of DNA GGCGTTTCCCCGGTCCCCGCGCCGGGCAGCAGGCGCTCCGTCGACGAGGCGACCAGAGGGGTGCCGTGACCGGTCCGCAGGCGGGGCGCCCCGGCGCGCCAGGCGAGCTCGACCTGGGCGGGATGCCCGTGGAGGGAGCGCTGGCGCTGTTCCTGGGCCTGCTCGGGCGCACCCACCTCAGCGCGCCGGCGGAGGTCGCGGCCGCGGTGGCCGAGACGGTGCGCTCCGCCGGGGGCGACGGCGCGGTCGCGTACCTCGTCGACTACGAGCAGCGGCACCTGGTGCCCGTCCCGGCCCGCCCGGCGCGCGGCGTCTCGGTCCTCGGCTGGCCGGGCGAGGGGGAGCCGGCCGCCGACGAGCTGGGGCGCGGCGGGGACGACGAGGCCCTCGTGGCCGCCCGCCGGGCGGAGGCGCTGGCCCTCGAGGGCACCATGGCCGGGCGCTGCTGGGTGGCCTCGGAGATCCTGCAGGCCCCGGAGGTCCCCGGGCGGCAGCGGCTGTGGCTGCCGCTGCTCGACGGCACCGAGCGGGTCGGCGTCCTCACCCTGACGGTGCCCTCGACGGGACCGCTGCCGCACGGGGCGCTCGTCGTGTGGGAGCGGTTCGCCCACCTCGCCGCGCAGGTGCTGGTGAGCAAGTCGGCCTACGGCGACACGTTGGAGCGGGTGCGGCGCCTCCGCCGGATGGGCCTGGCCGGGGAGCTGCAGTGGGGGCTGCTGCCGCCGCTGACCTTCGCCACCCGCGGGCTCGTGGTCTCGGCGATGCTCGAGCCCTGCTACGAGGACGGCGGGGACTCCTTCGACTACGCCGTCAACGAGTCGTCGGCGCACTTCGCGATCATCGACGCGATGGGGCACGGCCTCGCCGCGAGCGGTGCGGCGGCGTTCGCGCTGGCCGCGTACCGGCGGGCCCGGCGCAGCGGCCTCGACCTGGCCGCGACCTGCGCCGCGGTGGACGACGACCTCGCCGGGGTCCTCGGCGGCGAGCGCTACGCGACGGCGGTCCTCGCCGAGCTCGACCTGGCGTCGGGGGAGCTGTCGTGGGTGTCCGCCGGGCACCCCGAGCCGCTGCTGCTGCGGGCGGGGCGGCTGGTGAAGTCGCTCGAGGCCCCGCCCTCCACCCCGCTCGGCCTCGCCCTCGGCACGGGTGCGGTCCAGGTGCGCCGCGAGCAGCTGGAGCCCGGGGACCGGGTCCTGCTCTACACCGACGGGCTGCCCGAGGCCCGCCAGCCCGACGGCGGGTTCTTCGGCCTCGAGCGGCTCGTGGACTTCGTCGAGCGCGCGGGGCAGGACGGCTACCCGGCCCCGGAGACGCTGCGCCGGCTCCGGCACGCGGTGCTGCAGCACCAGCACGGGGCGCTCCAGGACGACGCGTCGGCCCTGCTCGTGGAGTGGCGGCGCGACACCGAGCGCGCGCTCCTGCCGCAGACCGTCGACCTCGGCGGCGGCCGGACCTGAGGCCCGCCGCCGCCGGGAGCCCGACCGCGCGGTCAGGCGCCGACGTACGCGGCGAGGTGCTCCCCGGTGAGGGTGGAGCGGGCGGCGACGAGGTCCGCGGGCGTGCCCTCGAAGACGACCCGCCCGCCGTCGTGCCCGGCGCCGGGGCCCAGGTCGATGATCCAGTCCGCGTGGGCCATGACCGCCTGGTGGTGCTCGATGACGACCACCGACGTGCCGGAATCGACGAGGCGGTCCAGCAGGGAGAGCAGCTGCTCGACGTCGGCGAGGTGCAGGCCGGTGGTCGGCTCGTCGAGGACGTAGAGGCCGCCCTCCTCGCCCATGTGGATGGCCAGCTTGAGCCGCTGGCGCTCGCCGCCGGACAGCGTGGTGAGCGGCTGGCCGAGGGTGAGGTAGCCCAGCCCCACGTCGGCCATGCGCGCGAGCACCTTGTGGGCCGCCGGGGTGCGCGCCTCGCCGGCGCCGAAGAACTCCTCGGCCTCGCGCACCGTCATGCCGAGCACCTCGCTGATGTCGCGCCCGCCGAGGCGGTGCTCGAGCACCGAGGCCTGGAACCGCCGGCCCTCGCACTCCTCGCAGGTCGTGGCGACGCCCGCCATCATCGCGAGGTCGGTGTAGACCACGCCGGCGCCGTTGCACGTCGGGCAGGCGCCGGCGCTGTTCGGGCTGAACAGGGCCGGCTTGACCCCGTTGGCCTTGGCGAACGCCTTGCGCACCGGCTCGAGCAGCCCCGTGTAGGTCGCCGGGTTGCTGCGCCGCGAGCCGCGGATCGCACCCTGGTCGACCGTCACGACGCCGTCGCGCCCGGACACCGACCCGTGGACGAGCGAGCTCTTGCCCGACCCCGCTACGCCCGTGACGACGACGAGCACCCCGAGCGGGACGTCGACGTCGACGTCCCGCAGGTTGTGCGTGCTCGCGCCGCGCACCTGCAGCGCGCCGGTGGGCGTGCGGACCGCGGGCTTGAGGGCCGCCCGGTCGTCGAGGTGCCGCCCCGTCAGGGTGCCGCTCGCGCGCAGCCCCTCGACGGTGCCCTCGTAGCAGACGGTCCCGCCCGCGGTGCCCGCCCCGGGGCCGAGGTCGACGACGTGGTCGGCGACGACGATGGTCTCCGGCTTGTGCTCCACGACGAGCACCGTGTTGCCCTTGTCGCGCAGCCGCAGCAGCAGGTCGTTCATGCGGGCGATGTCGTGCGGGTGCAGGCCCACGGTCGGCTCGTCGAAGACGTACGTGACGTCGGTCAGCGCCGAGCCGAGGTGCCGCACCATCTTGGTGCGCTGCGCCTCGCCTCCGGACAGCGTGCCGGTCGAGCGGTCGAGCGAGAGGTAGCCGAGCCCGATCTCGACGAACGAGTCGAGCGCGTCCCCCAGCGCCGCGAGCAGCGGCGCGACCGACGGCTCGTCCAGGTCGCGCACCCAGGCCGCGAGGTCGCTGATCTGCATCGCGCAGGCGTCGGCGATGCTCGTGCCGCGGATGGTGGAGGACCGGGCCAGCGCGCTGAGCCGCGTGCCCCCGCAGTCCGGGCACGCGCCGAACGCCACCGCGCGCTCGACGAAGCGCCGCACGTGCGGCTGCAGCGCGTCGACGTCCTTGGACAGGATCGACTTCTGGATCCGCGGGATCAGGCCCTCGTACGTGAGGTTGATGCCCTCGACCTTGATCTTGACCGGCTCGCTGTGCAGGAGGGTGCGGAGCTCCCCGTCGGTGAACTCGCCGAGGGGCTTGTCCATGGGCAGGCCGGCGCCGCTGAAGAGGCGGCCGTACCAGCCGTCCATGCTGTAGCCGGGGACCGTGAGGGCGCCCTCGGAGAGCGACTTGGAGGCGTCGTACAGGGCGGTCAGGTCGATGTCGGACACGCGCCCCATGCCCTCGCAGCGGGGGCACATCCCCCCGGTGATGGTGAACTCCCGGCGCTCCTTGACCTTCTCCCCGCCCCGCTCGAGAGTGACGGCGCCGGCCCCGCTGATCGAGGCGACGTTGAAGGAGAACGCCTGCGGCGAGCCGATGTGCGGCTCGCCGAGGCGGCTGAAGAGGATCCGCAGCATCGCGTTGGCGTCGGTGGCGGTGCCGACGGTGGAGCGCGGGTTGGCGCCCATCCGCTCCTGGTCGACGATGATCGCGGTGGTGAGCCCGTCGAGGAGGTCGACGTCGGGCCGGGCCAGCGTCGGCATGAACCCCTGGACGAACGTGCTGTACGTCTCGTTGATGAGCCGCTGGGACTCCGCCGCGACGGTGCCGAACACCAGCGAGCTCTTCCCCGAGCCCGACACCCCCGTGAACACCGTGAGCCTGCGCTTGGGGATCTCGACGCTGACGTCCTTGAGGTTGTTCTCCCGCGCGCCGTGCACCCGGATCAGGTCGTGGCTGTCCGCGGCGCGGGGTGCCGCGGGGCGCCCGGCAGTCGTGGTCGCGCTCGTCGTCGTGGTCGGGGTCGCCATCGTGCCTCCGTGGGGGCGTCCGTCAGCGCAGCTCCTGGATGCGGACCATCGTGCCCGCAGGGTCGCGCACCGCGCAGTCCCGCACACCGTACGGCTGCTCGGTCGGCTCCTGGACGACCTCGGCGTCACGGGCCTGCAGCCGCTCGAACGTGCCGTCGAGGTCCTTCGTCGCGAGCAGCAGCGAGGCGTACGTGCCCTTCGCCATCATCTCGGCGATCGTGCGCGCCTCGTCCTCGGTGACGCCCGGGTCGGCGCCCAGCGGGTAGAGGACGATCGACGTACCGGGCTGGTCGGCCGGCCCGACGGTCAGCC from Vallicoccus soli encodes:
- a CDS encoding PP2C family protein-serine/threonine phosphatase — protein: MTGPQAGRPGAPGELDLGGMPVEGALALFLGLLGRTHLSAPAEVAAAVAETVRSAGGDGAVAYLVDYEQRHLVPVPARPARGVSVLGWPGEGEPAADELGRGGDDEALVAARRAEALALEGTMAGRCWVASEILQAPEVPGRQRLWLPLLDGTERVGVLTLTVPSTGPLPHGALVVWERFAHLAAQVLVSKSAYGDTLERVRRLRRMGLAGELQWGLLPPLTFATRGLVVSAMLEPCYEDGGDSFDYAVNESSAHFAIIDAMGHGLAASGAAAFALAAYRRARRSGLDLAATCAAVDDDLAGVLGGERYATAVLAELDLASGELSWVSAGHPEPLLLRAGRLVKSLEAPPSTPLGLALGTGAVQVRREQLEPGDRVLLYTDGLPEARQPDGGFFGLERLVDFVERAGQDGYPAPETLRRLRHAVLQHQHGALQDDASALLVEWRRDTERALLPQTVDLGGGRT
- a CDS encoding VOC family protein; the encoded protein is MDVTIHASFLPHQDPEASLAFYRDLLGFEVRNDVGYAGMRWLTVGPADQPGTSIVLYPLGADPGVTEDEARTIAEMMAKGTYASLLLATKDLDGTFERLQARDAEVVQEPTEQPYGVRDCAVRDPAGTMVRIQELR
- a CDS encoding ATP-binding cassette domain-containing protein, which codes for MATPTTTTSATTTAGRPAAPRAADSHDLIRVHGARENNLKDVSVEIPKRRLTVFTGVSGSGKSSLVFGTVAAESQRLINETYSTFVQGFMPTLARPDVDLLDGLTTAIIVDQERMGANPRSTVGTATDANAMLRILFSRLGEPHIGSPQAFSFNVASISGAGAVTLERGGEKVKERREFTITGGMCPRCEGMGRVSDIDLTALYDASKSLSEGALTVPGYSMDGWYGRLFSGAGLPMDKPLGEFTDGELRTLLHSEPVKIKVEGINLTYEGLIPRIQKSILSKDVDALQPHVRRFVERAVAFGACPDCGGTRLSALARSSTIRGTSIADACAMQISDLAAWVRDLDEPSVAPLLAALGDALDSFVEIGLGYLSLDRSTGTLSGGEAQRTKMVRHLGSALTDVTYVFDEPTVGLHPHDIARMNDLLLRLRDKGNTVLVVEHKPETIVVADHVVDLGPGAGTAGGTVCYEGTVEGLRASGTLTGRHLDDRAALKPAVRTPTGALQVRGASTHNLRDVDVDVPLGVLVVVTGVAGSGKSSLVHGSVSGRDGVVTVDQGAIRGSRRSNPATYTGLLEPVRKAFAKANGVKPALFSPNSAGACPTCNGAGVVYTDLAMMAGVATTCEECEGRRFQASVLEHRLGGRDISEVLGMTVREAEEFFGAGEARTPAAHKVLARMADVGLGYLTLGQPLTTLSGGERQRLKLAIHMGEEGGLYVLDEPTTGLHLADVEQLLSLLDRLVDSGTSVVVIEHHQAVMAHADWIIDLGPGAGHDGGRVVFEGTPADLVAARSTLTGEHLAAYVGA